The Rhizoctonia solani chromosome 4, complete sequence genome contains a region encoding:
- a CDS encoding S-adenosyl-L-methionine-dependent methyltransferase, whose translation MIPTPDLSHLTKDDFIRVYEPAGLYQHGNINSELDIYMLSEDTFLLLDALEDDADHLRSLKPSVCVEIGSGSGCVSAFLGRILGNEPCLLITTDINPRAAHCTEATGRKNNMQLQFGQATQTQTIRSDRRSNIQPPYVPTEEEEAIMAQSQADIAGAWAGGFDGMAVTNRLLDELTPYSHRKGASISLLLNKRSPGNNSSDERAVQLGGKGELCAKILE comes from the exons ATGATTCCTACTCCAGATCTCTCGCATTTGACAAAGGATGATTTTATACGCGTATACGAACCAGCAGGTCTGTACCAACACGGAAACATTAATTCGGAACTCGATATTTATATGCTTTCAGAGGATACCTTCTTACTCCTCGATGCCCTGGAGGATGATGCAGATCATTTAAGGTCATTAAAGCCCAGTGTTTGCGTCGAGATCGG ATCTGGCTCAGGATGCGTTTCGGCCTTTCTTGGACGCATTCTTGGAAATGAACCATGCT TGCTTATTACGACTGATATCAACCCTCGAGCTGCTCACTGCACAGAGGCAACTGGAAGAAAAAATAAT ATGCAGTTGCAATTTGGTCAGGCCACTCAAACCCAGACTATCCGGTCAGATAGACGTTCTAATATTCAACCACCATATGTACCaaccgaggaagaagaggccATCATGGCTCAGTCTCAAGCTGACATCGCGGGGGCGTGGGCAGGTGGATTTGATGGTATGGCGGTGACGAATAGGTTACTTGATGAGTTGAC TCCATACTCTCACCGAAAGGGTGCTTCTATCTCGTTGCTCTTAAACAAACGATCCCCAGGGAATAATAGCTCGGATGAGAGAGCAGTGCAACTTGGAGGGAAAGGCGAGCTTTGCGCTAAAATCCTTGAATGA
- a CDS encoding TfdA family taurine catabolism dioxygenase TauD encodes MAPPVATETSTTTNGGSIPLIVPNPKSDYPYEHLLPVFDKNEFYPPLKPFEHTDPAARAAALPESEQRTFLKNATRVRNLTPRIGTEVVGVDLTSLDGPARDQLALEVARRGVIAFRDQPKFLAQTADQFREWGNYFGRLHIHPTSGHPALIPELHLVYRDGNETFNHEQLNRISTTLWHSDVSYELQPPGLTTFFLLAQPSSGGGDTLFVSQVQALKKLSPPKYSREGRRGGVVRRDPVEHVHPVVRKHPVTGEEALYVNQQFTTHIVGLKKEESDTILTFLYNHIARVADAQARVNWEPNTVVLWDNRVTAHTAIIDFAESGERRHGARITPQAERPIPALESLELP; translated from the exons ATGGCACCTCCAGTAGCAACCGAAACTTCTACCACAACCAACGGCGGCTCCATCCCGCTGATTGTACCCAATCCCAAGTCCGACTACCCGTACGAGCACCTACTCCCTGTCTTTGACAAGAACGAATTTTATCCTCCTCTCAAACCCTTTGAGCATACAGACCCAGCAGCACGGGCAGCCGCACTTCCCGAGTCTGAACAACGGACATTTTTGAAAAATGCTACTCGCGTCCGCAACTTGACTCCGCGAATAGGCACCGAAGTTGTTGGCGTTGATCTCACCTCGCTGGATGGTCCAGCTCGGGACCAACTCGCCCTGGAAGTGGCGCGCCGTGGGGTTATTGCCTTCCGCGACCAACCTAAATTCCTCGCACAAACCGCAGACCAGTTTAGGGAATGGGGGAATTACTTTGGCAG GCTCCACATTCATCCTACTTCGGGACATCCCGCTTTGATTCCAGAACTTCACCTGGTCTACCGTGATGGCAATGAAACCTTTAATCACGAACAACTAAACCGAATCTCTACCACGCTTTGGCACTCGGACGTCTCATATGAGTTACAGCCTCCAGGTTTAACTACCTTTTTCTTGCTGGCCCAAC CCTCGTCTGGAGGAGGTGATACACTTTTTGTCTCTCAGGTCCAGGCTCTCAAGAAGCTCTCCCCCC CCAAGTACTCTCGAGAGGGACGTCGAGGTGGAGTAGTACGACGAGATCCTGTTGAACATG TTCATCCCGTGGTCAGAAAGCATCCGGTTACAGGAGAAGAAGCGCTTTATGTCAATCAACAATTTACGACCCATATTGTGGGCCTGAAAAAGGAGGAATCTG ACACCATCCTTACCTTCCTCTACAACCACATTGCACGCGTAGCTGATGCCCAGGCCCGGGTGAAC TGGGAGCCCAACACCGTGGTGCTCTGGGACAATCGCGTAACTGCGCAT ACTGCCATCATCGACTTTGCAGAATCCGGCGAACGTAGGCACGGTGCACGTATCACTCCACAAGCTGAGCGGCCTATCCCGGCTCTGGAATCGCTTGAGCTTCCCTGA
- a CDS encoding Ras GTPase-activating-like protein ngap: protein MPESGWEAQRAQPRPAPQYEREFTCTEVEVFCGPSSKGPPFKKVRKDKRESHHNSRLEDPPPKLRERPSWLSISRQPSSSLSSGSWRPVTCNLQDERGEATLRLFTEDQHLHSSIQISNCFAPCLRIVDSSLFTRPHVLVIHAYNSANTAPQPSTSNTSATTCEPVYLAFRSRDTLSSWLVLLRSFARADIRPHPYPVGYAFPQHIGYRIWRQLQIAIFAGRKLSRHVHGAGSSDESVSRDGGDASSDRWEGMFEISLNGLVVGRTGYKFLPGPAWLTERITINDPPMGGGIWAGSTGQGVWILLGPLQMLGGAWVPWIQLTTSHMGTVPIDLGPFRRGEAVKAWWPGFSAISNEQNGELLLEIKFDEEIVLPLENYSAMKDILARKNYFELWNDLTKRIPIPAKFQRTSSLLHCITEILLPIWPLARSEIISASTSPSTLFRGNSTLTRVVESAMAILGAQGFLDNSIGHVIRDIYRDKVTFETCQSSTGGPNTAAGIIEGADVMTHWLRKIWDSIWRARNGCPDELRHLFYHIRTQVEARWGSSALHTDLKYQAISAFLFLRFFIPALLRPEQYGLTVGPPPDGVERSLKSLARALQSLANLNTNVQREEFMRGVKAFNEENVDAMIDYLTFVSTPSDRRPVVHSVPPSVSSSHTHTPHSHTPVSYNPSPELQIRTALQARLSSMDALHRESLPILPYMTDEARDLAVIASAVVRNAHTPSGLVRLFRREIGPMNEGLESLTDGALGVNNVDTGDEQSSQTADAIGDDEPEVHEDVVQFIKTCFDIQAEAMRRVLPNATTQKKLGRRRRRPTKQDDNPGPNLPDPPRSAAKAPLTESSYDGREFGTIPPSIVTPDTGAGTGAENSSDQSTRPDISRQPSQNTLSGTKKKRTGGD from the exons ATGCCAGAGTCAGGATGGGAGGCGCAACGTGCACAACCACGGCCTGCTCCTCAGTATGAGCGTGAATTTACATGCACAGAAGTAGAGGTATTTTGTGGACCAAGTTCCAAAGGTCCGCCTTTCAAGAAGGTTCGCAAAGACAAGCGAGAGAGTCATCATAATTCCAGGCTTGAAGATCCCCCTCCTAAGCTTCGAG AACGTCCTAGCTGGCTCAGCATATCGCGTCAGCCCAGTTCAAGCTTATCATCAGGCTCCTGGAGGCCAGTCACTTGTAACCTTCAGGACGAGAGAGGAGAAGCTACACTCCGCTTATTTACCGAAGATCAGCACCTTCATAGCTCCATTCAAATCAGCAACTGTTTTGCACCGTGCCTACGCATCGTCGATTCCAGCCTCTTTACGCGCCCTCACGTCCTTGTCATCCA TGCCTATAATTCAGCAAATACGGCACCTCAACCTAGCACAAGCAATACATCAGCCACGACGTGCGAGCCAGTGTATCTTGCATTCCGTAGTCGAGATACCCTCAGCTCCTGGCTCGTTCTCCTCCGTTCATTTGCCCGTGCGGATATCCGACCCCATCCTTATCCTGTTGGGTACGCTTTCCCACAACACATTGGGTATCGTATCTGGCGGCAGCTCCAGATCGCAATTTTTGCAGGGCGGAAATTGAGCAGGCATGTTCACGGAGCGGGATCTTCGGACGAGTCTGTTTCGAGGGATGGTGGGGACGCATCCTCTGACCGGTGGGAAGGAATGTTCGAAATATCTCTCAACGGACTTGTCGTAGGCCGGACTGGGTACAAGTTTCTTCCTGGCCCTGCTTGGTTGACTGAGCGTATTACGATCAACGACCCGCCAATGGGTGGCGGGATATGGGCCGGCTCGACGGGGCAGGGAGTCTGGATTCTCCTGGGGCCGCTCCAGATGTTGGGTGGAGCCTGGGTCCCCTGGATACAGCTG ACGACATCGCATATGGGAACGGTGCCCATCGACCTGGGGCCATTCCGTCGAGGAGAAGCGGTGAAAGCTTGGTGGCCAGGGTTTTCGGCCATCAGTAACGAGCAGAATGGCGAGCTACTGTTGGAGATCAAGTTTGATGA GGAGATAGTATTACCACTCGAAAACTATAGCGCCATGAAGGATATTCTTGCCCGGAAAAATTATTTTGAGTTATGGAA TGATCTCACAAAGCGTATCCCTATTCCCGCCAAGTTTCAACGCACCTCATCTCTCTTGCACTGTATCACGGAAATCTTGCTCCCCATTTGGCCGCTGGCTCGTTCTGAGATCATTAGTGCAAGCACATCACCAAGCACGCTCTTTCGCGGCAACTCCACATTAACGCGCGTGGTCGAGTCAGCAATGGCCATTCTAGGAGCGCAAGGATTCTTGGATAACAGTATCGGGCACGTTATAAGGGATATTTACCGTGACAAAGTAACTTTCGAAACCTGTCAGAGTAGTACGGGAGGACCAAACACGGCCGCCGGAATAATCGAAGGAGCCGATGTGATGACCCATTGGTTAAGAAAGATCTGGGATTCTATTTGGAGGGCGAGAAACGGATGCCCGGA TGAACTGCGACATCTGTTTTACCATATTCGTACCCAAGTTGAAGCGCGCTGGGGTTCGTCGGCTCTGCATACAGACCTCAAGTATCAGGCTATTAGCGCATTTTTGTTCCTTAGGTTCTTCATACCTGCACTACTGCGGCCAGAACAGTACGGGTTGACCGTTGGTCCACCTCCCGATGGCGTCGAACGAAGTCTGAAGTCGTTGGCCAGAGCGCTCCAGTCGTTGGCCAACCTGAACACT AACGTCCAGAGGGAGGAGTTCATGCGAGGCGTCAAGGCCTTCAACGAAGAAAACGTTGATGCTATGATCGACTACCTGACTTTTGTCTCAACTCCTTCCGATCGACGCCCAGTCGTGCACAGCGTTCCTCCATCGGTGTCTTCCAGCCACACACATACTCCTCACTCACACACACCGGTGTCATACAATCCATCTCCAGAGCTTCAAATCCGCACTGCGCTCCAAGCGCGGTTATCGTCTATGGATGCGCTACACCGCGAGTCGTTGCCCATTTTACCGTACATGACAGACGAAGCTCGCGATTTGGCGGTAATAGCATCGGCAGTAGTCAGAAATGCGCATACTCCGAGTGGACTGGTGCGATTATTCCGTCGAGAGATAGGTCCGATGAACGAAGGACTCGAGAGCTTGACGGATGGGGCCCTTGGGGTCAACAATGTTGATACCGGGGACGAACAAAGCAGCCAAACGGCCGATGCAATAGGCGACGACGAACCCGAGGTCCATGAAGATGTAGTCCAGTTCATCAAAACATGTTTTGATATTCAAGCCGAGGCCATGCGGCGAGTTTTACCGAATGCTACTACccagaagaagcttggcaGGAGAAGGCGAAGGCCCACCAAACAGGATGATAATCCGGGTCCCAACCTTCCTGACCCGCCCAGGTCGGCAGCGAAGGCTCCGCTCACCGAAAGCTCGTACGATGGACGGGAGTTTGGTACAATACCTCCATCGATTGTGACGCCGGATACTGGGGCAGGCACAGGGGCAGAGAATTCTTCAGATCAGAGTACAAGACCTGATATCTCTCGTCAGCCCTCGCAGAACACCCTGTCTGGtaccaagaagaagaggacagGGGGGGAT TGA
- a CDS encoding C2 domain-containing protein — protein sequence MSEHQSQSNVIKQLALALNRIRATPPRIISSPPTQPRRASVSLIIHVRPPAHLLDRADLLPPTPPTLNDFFRLDWVNHPDSVAELLYIRREGRDGKGADSHVAFPGGRSEEGDEGALYTAMRQTWEEIGLDLADNEWTCVGQLDDREITTSLGKRLLMILSPFVFLHLSPHPPHIDIQEDSQTTVHAIPIGILPPFNKNPKTTFVEVDIASRLAPRNSFARVFVRSLIGNMKFGAVLLPPRTAIAESPSSLTQKQDLKLWGLTLGMTLDLVQNMLEKMNARPLAPTAASAVFLGEGAASMTSIFPRFSIPDVNLWIWVFGKRYRDVIRAWEASMSQSGTNDRRINWSGSALNAFYGAVRRALVVVIILRALGLLGALAESKQRPDREQYTSQAMSNTVKITVSQADIAKMIDLALLQPNMTDEEIRAGLETAKKFKTATACIKPYSIPMAKEVLGDSGVLICPVIGFPHGNSATKVKVFEASEAVKAGGHEIDMVINVSCGKALSGEWEYVEDEIKQINDAVVGEDRSSKSYSKLNDYLKDEHIIKLCEICTKIGVAFVKTSTGYGFKKQSNGMYSYDGATIPHLALMRKHCPPSVQIKAAGGVKTLDDLLRVRAMGITRVGASAAPAIIAEAGKRGIGETPVEVEPIAQDMAGASARAQALAQAEINGINHEDASKGAVPHTFDPNMTPAEKAAAAGKGRDELKSIGAQERKEEARELPVDTGEGPNPAPTITIEDVDKATKEVLEESNTLNGQPMPGMIPEGAAPPIPDWYKVGWRAQAGIDDPTPSEEERDKGVLEQWLSEMYYGDWYHNAGVIFFAIAMSHYMTLFRMGWGWLFVLLAFCATYYKTSIERFRRRARDDIQRELVKSRLETDHESANWMNNFMDRFWLIYEPVLSASIVAAVDQVLSASTPAFLDSLRLTEFTLGTKAPRIDKVYTSHRTENDVVQMVWGFSFTPNDLMDITYREAQAKVNPKVVLEVRVGKGLATAGMPILVEDMSFSGTMRVKLKLMTAFPHVQTVELSFLEPPKFDYVLKPIGGDKFGFDISNIPGLSSFIRDTVHWVLQPMMYDPNVFTLNLEQLLSGAPLDAAIGVLQVTIFDARGLKGAKIGGGTPDPYVSLTINNRSEMARTRYKQSTYNPHWGEVKFLVINSLTETLNFSILDHNDHRKDTDLGSASFELSALTEDGTQEGLVRKVLKDGKERGEIKFDIAFFPVLKPQTLDGGKVQPLPETKVGIVRLVIHQAKELDSSRSMSGDLNPFAKLLIRHREIHKTSVMKHTLGPVWESPKEFLVTDKSSTVVTIKVIDDRDFLKDPMVGYMNIRLKTCWQPVKSNKIGSHSGCKSGKIRISADWKPLNMAGSMQGAGSYSPPIGIVRLWIKRAKDVKNVEATLGGKSDPYVRVMLNAVTMARTEVKNNNLNPEWDQIVYVPVHSLRETLYLECMDYQHLTKDRSLGFVELPVAGLAQQTDDERLPYAGTGKRDVADPIRLDKGQFKGELHYTAEFIPALALQGISFEGVDDIQRAIDRAKGAHEDEEGFASGDESSMSSSDEEIQRVPHHITVNSKGHRVSSHKRVKSADTVRTGQTAATDTEESELEDETPAEEHKGESGILVFNIMEGHIAKKARLEVLLDDGYWPVFGSEKARSVQAHWDQVGEGFIKELDFGRVWLRLNENDEGEKEDIIAELKISAKQFLEEALASLLAGPATFKLTDQDGKNTSTVKIQAKYVPVEIKLDPRESINNMGVLTVELVDGREIPAADRSGKSDPFVVFSLNGSKVFKSQTKKKTLAPEWNEKFDVSIPSRVGADFSLEVFDWNQVEAAKSLGGSTIRHIPLSSAKHGDKGFIQIQMLFRPEIIAKARTKTSTFSTAGRAMTQVGGVPLGAGRAVGRKIGGLFGRDKDSSEELPEVPPLPQVVEDVPAANGNGATNGSVGSATGMAIKPCSPTPGPGTLKVTLHRAKDLVGIEEGDVAKPFVILKIGEKDHKSKHVKSNTPEWNETFIFPNTSTDIRTLNVTILDRKTFGKDPILADGTVDIWRYIQPLFTPPILSAESPPAQR from the exons ATGTCCGAACACCAGAGCCAAA GTAATGTCATCAAGCAACTGGCGCTGGCCTTGAACCGCATCCGAGCGACTCCTCCGCGTATCATCTCCTCGCCGCCTACCC AACCCCGACGAGCATCGGTTTCGCTTATAATCCATGTCCGGCCTCCCGCTCACCTCCTGGACCGAGCCGATCTGCTCCCGCCTACGCCCCCGACTTTGAACGATTTTTTCAGACTCGACTGGGTCAACCATCCCGACAGTGTTGCCGAGCTACTTTACATCCGCCGAGAAGGCAGAGACGGCAAGGGCGCAGACAGCCATGTTGCCTTTCCGGGAGGGCGCTCTGAGGAAGGCGACGAGGGTGCGTTGTACACCG CCATGAGACAAACGTGGGAGGAGATTGGGCTTGACTTGGCTGACAATGAGTGGACATGTGTTGGACAACTCGATGACAGAGAGATTACGACTAGTCTTGGAAAGCGTCTGCTTATGATACTTAGCCCATTTG TATTCTTGCACCTTTCTCCCCACCCTCCTCACATCGATATTCAG GAGGACTCTCAGACTACTGTACATGCCATTCCTATCGGGATCCTACCTCCATTCAACAAAAACCCCAAGACCACGTTCGTAGAAGTCGACATTGCATCTCGACTTGCTCC GCGAAACTCGTTCGCCCGCGTCTTTGTACGATCGCTAATTGGCAATATGAAGTTCGGCGCGGTGTTGCTCCCTCCTCGTACGGCGATCGCAGAGTCTCCATCTTCGCTGACTCAGAAGCAGGATTTGAAACTATGGGGGCTAACTCTCGGGATGACTTT GGATTTAGTCCAAAACATGCTCGAAAAGATGAATGCTAGGCCTCTAGCACCTACTGCGGCGTCGGCTGTGTTCCTAGGGGAGGGAGCTGCCAGCATGAC CTCCATCTTCCCTCGCTTCTCTATTCCCGACGTAAACTTGTGGATTTG GGTATTTGGTAAACGCTACCGAGACGTTATTCGAGCATGGGAGGCCAGTATGTCCCAATCTGGAACAAATGACAGACG AATTAATTGGTCTGGCTCCGCTTTGAACGCATTCTACGGAGCAGTTAGGCGAGCACTTGTGGTTGTTATTATACTCCGTGCACTCGGGCTTTTGGGAGCATTGGCTG AAAGCAAACAGCGCCCAGACAGAGAGCAGTACACTTCTCAAGCGATGTCGAACACTGTCAAAATTACCGTGTCCCAAGCGGACATTGCAAAGATGATTGACCTCGCATTGTTACAACCCAACATGACGGACGAGGAGATTCGTGCAGGACTAGAAACAGCCAAAAA GTTCAAGACGGCCACGGCATGCATCAAGCCATATTCTATCCCAATGGCCAAGGAGGTCCTAGGCGATTCGGGCGTGCTGATATGCCCGGTGATTGGATTCCCGCACGGAAATAGCGCGACAAAGGTCAAGGTGTTCGAGGCTTCCGAAGCGGTTAAAGCT GGTGGACATGAGATTGATATGGTCATCAATGTGAGTT GTGGGAAAGCATTGAGTGGAGAGTGGGAGTATGTCGAGGACGAGATCAAACAGATCAATGATGCGGTTGTTGGGGAGGATCGATCCTCAAAGTCATATTCGAAGTTA AACGACTATCTCAAGGATGAACACATTATCAAATTGTGTGAGATATGCACAAAGATTGGAGTCGCGTTTGTCAAGACCTCGACCGGCTATGGATTCAAGAAACAGAGCAACGGGATGTATTCATACGATGGTGCAACAATTCCCCATTTGGCACTTATGCGAAAACA TTGCCCGCCATCGGTCCAGATCAAAGCGGCTGGTGGAGTGAAGACATTGGATGACTTGCTACGTGTCCGTGCGATGGGGATCACACGTGTGGGGGCATC CGCTGCCCCTGCTATTATTGCTGAAGCGGGCAAGCGCGGGATCGGCGAGACGCCAGTCGAAGTCGAG CCTATCGCACAGGACATGGCGGGTGCCTCGGCGCGAGCACAAGCATTAGCCCAGGCAGAGATAAACGGTATCAACCATGAAGACGCATCCAAGGGCGCCGTTCCACACACATTCGATCCCAACATGACTCCCGCCGAAAAGGCAGCCGCTGCAGGCAAGGGACGCGATGAACTCAAAAGCATCGGAGCCCAGGAAAGAAAGGAGGAGGCGAGAG AGCTCCCTGTCGATACTGGCGAGGGTCCGAACCCAGCACCGACGATTACCATCGAGGATGTTGACAAAGCAACGAAAGAAGTCCTCGAAGAATCCAATACTCTGAATGGACAGCCAATGCCAGGCATGATTCCTGAAGGTGCCGCTCCGCCCATCCCAGATTGGTACAAGGTCGGATGGCGCGCCCAGGCCGGCATCGACGATCCTACCCCCTCGGAAGAAGAACGAGACAAGGGGGTTCTCGAGCAATGGCTCAGCGAGATGTACTACGGTGACTGGTATCACA ACGCTGGTGTCATTTTCTTTGCTATCGCGATGTCTCATTATATGACACTATTTCGTATGGGATGGGGCTG GCTGTTTGTACTACTCGCGTTCTGTGCGACGTACTACAAGACTTCGATCGAACGTTTCCGTCGCCGTGCGAGGGATGACATTCAGCGCGAACTCGTCAAGTCTCGACTCGAAACCGACCATGAATCAGCCAATTGGATGAACAACTTCATGGATCGCTTTTGGCTTATCTATGAACCCGTCCTTTCCGCTTCCATCGTAGCCGCCGTAGATCAGGTTCTCTCCGCATCAACCCCCGCATTTTTGGATTCGCTTCGTCTAACAGAATTCACACTCGGCACCAAGGCTCCTCGTATCGACAAGGTATACACTAGCCATCGTACTGAAAATGACGTCGTACAGATGGTCTGGGGGTTCTCTTTCACCCCCAATGATCTCATGGACATAACCTATCGTGAGGCACAAGCCAAGGTCAACCCCAAGGTTGTTCTCGAAGTCCGTGTAGGCAAAGGTCTGGCCACTGCCGGCATGCCCATCCTGGTTGAAGACATGAGTTTCTCTGGCACCATGCGCgtcaagctcaagctcatGACGGCGTTTCCTCATGTCCAAACCGTCGAACTCAGCTTTTTGGAGCCTCCCAAGTTTGATTATGTGCTGAAGCCTATTGGAGGAGATAAATTCGGTTTCGATATCAGCAAT ATCCCTGGTTTGTCGAGCTTTATCCGCGACACGGTCCACTGGGTCTTGCAGCCAATGATGTACGATCCTAATG TATTCACCCTTAACTTGGAACAACTCTTATCGGGTGCACCATTGG ATGCTGCCATCGGTGTTTTGCAGGTTACCATCTTCGATGCTCGTGGTCTCAAAGGTGCTAAAATCGGAGGCGGCACACCTGACCCATATGTCAGCCTCACGATCAATAACCGCTCTGAAATGGCCAGGACCAGGTACAAGCAGAGCAC ATACAACCCACACTGGGGTGAAGTCAAATTTTTGGTTATCAACTCGCTCACGGAAACACTCAATTTCTCGATTTTGGACCACAACGATCATCGCAAGGACACTGATCTTGGAAGTGCTTCGTTTGAGCTGTCGGCTTTGACCGAGGATGGAACTCAGGAAGGTTTAGTCAGGAAGGTATTGAAAGACGGCAAAGAGCGAGGCGAAATCAAGTTTGATAT AGCTTTCTTCCCGGTTTTGAAGCCCCAGACCCTGGATGGCGGCAAGGTTCAACCTTTGCCCGAAACGA AGGTCGGAATTGTGCGTTTGGTTATTCACCAGGCCAAGGAATTAGATTCAAGCAGGTCAATGTCGGGAGATCTCAATCCGTTTGCCAAACTCTTGATCCGCCATCGCGAAATCCACAAGACCAGCGTCATGAAGCACACACTCGGGCCTGTATGGGAATCACCAAAGGAGTTCTTGGTCACTGATAAATCGTCCACGGTAGTAACTATCAAG GTTATCGATGATCGCGACTTTTTGAAAGATCCTATGGTCGGATATATGAACATTCGCCTAAAGACCTGTTGGCAGCCCGTGAAAAGCAACAAGATTGGTTCCCACTCAGGGTGTAAATCCGGTAAAATCCGCATCTCTGCCGATTGGAAACCCCTCAATATGGCTGGCAGTATGCAAGGCGCAGGCTCTTACTCTCCCCCCATCGGTATCGTGCGCCTCTGGATCAAACGCGCCAAGGATGTCAAGAACGTTGAAGCTACACTTGGCGGAAAGAGTGACCCGTACGTGCGCGTCATGCTCAACGCGGTTACAATGGCCCGAACCGAGGTGAAGAACAACAATCTGAACCCCGAGTGGGATCAGATCGTATACGTGCCCGTTCACAGCTTGCGCGAAACTTTGTATCTCGAGTGTATGGACTACCAGCACCTTACCAAGGACCGCTCGCTTGGATTCGTAGAACTTCCTGTTGCCGGGCTTGCTCAACAAACCGATGACGAACGTCTTCCTTATGCCGGAACCGGAAAGCGCGACGTCGCCGATCCTATCCGGTTGGACAAGGGCCAGTTCAAGGGCGAATTGCATTACACTGCCGAGTTTATTCCTGCTCTTGCGCTCCAGGGTATTAGCTTCGAGGGAGTAGACGACATTCAGCGTGCGATCGATCGCGCCAAGGGTGCACATGAGGACGAAGAAGGCTTTGCTAGCGGCGATGAGAGCTCCATGTCCAGTTCAGATGAAGAAATTCAGCGCGTTCCTCACCACATTACCGTCAATTCTAAAGGTCACCGCGTCAGTAGTCACAAGCGTGTCAAGAGCGCCGATACCGTTCGCACTGGCCAGACGGCTGCTACAGATACCGAAGAGAGCGAGCTTGAGGATGAGACTCCTGCGGAAGAGCACAAGGGAG AATCCGGTATTTTGGTCTTCAATATTATGGAAGGGCACATTGCCAAGAAGGCACGGCTAGAAGTATTGCTCGACGATGGATATTGGCCCGTGTTTGGTAGCGAAAAGGCTCGTAGTGTCCAGGCTCACTGGGATCAAGTTGGCGAAGGGTTCATCAAGGAACTCGACTTTGGTCGCGTCTGGCTCCGCCTCAACGAAAACGATGAGGGCGAGAAGGAGGATATTATTGCAGAACTCAAGATTAGTGCCAAGCAATTCCTTGAGGAAGCATTGGCAAGTCTACTG GCTGGGCCAGCGACGTTCAAGCTCACTGATCAAGATGGCAAAAATACGAGTACCGTTAAAATCCAGGCCAAGTACGTCCCTGTTGAGATCAAACTTGACCCAAGAGAGAGCATAAACA ACATGGGTGTCCTGACCGTCGAGTTGGTCGACGGAAGGGAGATTCCCGCGGCTGATCGCAGTG GCAAGTCCGATCCATTTGTTGTGTTCAGTCTCAATGGGTCCAAAGTATTCAAGAGTCAGACCAAAAAGAAGACCCTTGCTCCAGAATGGAACGAAAAATTCGATGTCTCGATACCCTCCCGAGTTGGCGCTGACTTCTCCCTCGAAGTGTTCGACTGGAACCAAGTTGAAGCGGCCAAATCTCTTGGTGGG AGTACCATCCGTCATATCCCGTTGAGCTCCGCAAAGCATGGGGACAAGGGCTTTATCCAAATCCAAATGTTGTTCCGTCCCGAAATCATTGCCAAGGCACGCACCAAGACATCAACATTCTCAACAGCTGGACGTGCTATGACCCAGGTTGGAGGCGTACCACTTGGAGCTGGTCGGGCCGTAGGACGCAAAATCGGTGGTTTGTTCGGACGTGACAAGGATAGCTCTGAAGAATTACCTGAAGTACCACCTCTTCCTCAAGTAGTCGAAGACGTCCCAGCTGCAAACGGTAACGGGGCCACAAACGGAAGTGTGGGTTCAGCTACAGGAATGGCAATCAAACCCTGCTCGCCAACCCCTGGACCTGGTACACTCAAGGTTACTCTGCACCGGGCCAAAGATCTTGTTGGTATCGAGGAGGGAGACGTTGCTAAGCCGTTTGTGATTCTGAAGATTGGCGAGAAGGACCATAAGTCCAAGCACGTGAAAAGCAATACCCCGGAGTG GAACGAGACATTTATTTTCCCCAACACCTCAACGGATATCAGGACGTTAAATGTTACGATTCTGGATAGGAAAACATTTGGCAAGGACCCG ATACTTGCCGATGGCACCGTCGAT ATCTGGCGATATATCCAACCTTTGTTCACTCCACCTATCCTCAGCGCGGAGTCACCGCCCGCTCAACGATAA